Within Vicia villosa cultivar HV-30 ecotype Madison, WI linkage group LG1, Vvil1.0, whole genome shotgun sequence, the genomic segment ATAATAAATGGATTCATATTTAAATGATAaagttcaatttttattttatatatgaaGATCTTTTTATAAATAATCTAAGCAACTTTCAATTCTTGAGATATATGACTTGGAATTCATGCATTGGAGGGTCGGTTGAAGGAGTTCTTTCTTGCTGTTGCCAAGACAGTCTTGTCAGCTACTATGAAATATGCTGCTCCAGCCACTACCGACAGAATATGAGGGTAAGTATCCAATGATTGTAAGGAGAATAGTAGCTCAATGTTTTGACAATGAAGAAGAGTATACTAAACTAACCTGTTGAAATGATGAGAGCTTGTGCAGTGTGATTGAGGTTTGCTCTTGCCCAAGGTAGCATCCTAACACTAGCCAGCTGCATATATTAAACATATATGTAGTTCCAGTTAGCTGTGAACCAAAAATCTCAGAATATTTAAAGTGTAAGCTAATAATGAgatttgtgtaaaaaaaatgaaagaaaatagaaaaaggtGGAAGGAAGGATTAGTAGTTACAGTTGGAATGGCAGTGGCAATAGTAGCAACAACAGCTGCCTTAGCTCCAGCCATCACACCTTCTGTTTACACAACCACAAATGGAGAAACAAAAACGTAAAAAACAAAGGAAACAAGATTGATTGATGTTAATTAGTTGGTATTAGTAAAGTATGCATTACCATGAGAACAGCGCTTGGCCAAGGCCATCCTCTGATCTAGATAAGCCAAACTAGTTCTATCAAGTGGAGAGTTAGTAGCAACATTTCCCTTTGCCATCTATAAAAGCTAACAATGAAAAAAAATGTTTGTGAACAGGTGAATGTATAATTGGTGTAGTTTTGAATGAAGAGTGTATGAACTTAGTTGCACATTAATAAGCTAAGTTGGTGAAAAGTATTTTAAACCCAAGAATGAGAGAAGAGTGGCACTACAGCAGGTGGAGTTTGATGGTTTGAGATTAAATCCACAGTCTGAGACAATTGTTTTCactttgatttttgttatgaTGGCTGATTCTTTTGCTGTTTTCTTAATATAGTAAGATACTCtaacttttttttattcttaaagggtttgtaaaagaaaatagttttattttttaaatttaaagtaCTAACCTTATCCAAAACTAGTGTCTTAAAACTGATATAAAAAACCATTAAAAATACAGTGCACATGTTCTTTTTTCCCTTGATCTGGTAGCTCATTGTTTATTTATTTGGTGCACTTTAAATATGGGAGCATAAAGCGTGTGAGTCAGTCTCATAAAACCATGGGTTACCTTTTCtttatattattattcttaaGGTGCATTGGATGTGTCTCGAGAGCATCCGATACATTGGTTTGGTTACAACATGCATTCTCCGAATCAGTGACTGACACGAGTTAATATGTGTAATGATTTTGTGGGAAAGAGAGGCAATGGTATCGGGTGAAGATTGGGTGAGCATTCGCCTCAACTGGACACCCTCATTCTTCTgcattttaaagtattaaaatgcAATTTAGCTTTTGAGTTTTTGAAATGTGTGATTTTGGTCTCAATATATCttagtttttaaatttattaaatatgtgATTTAGATTTCAATTAGAAAAGTTTATAAATAAATAGTGTATTTACAAACTTtatacaaaatgaaaatatagacACAAACTACCCCAAAATAAAATAACTGAAAGAAACAAAAGCGGATTTATAAATGAAAATTTTCTATAATGTTGTACCttaatttttgaccactgagattcCACCTCATTTcaaatagtaggatcatcatcattatcattatcatcatgcatatatcatttgctaaccaaaatatcaaaaatattgtTGATTGTTGCTTGTGTTCCAAGACAGGAGACTGGTCAAAAGGAGActaagcaaattagggttttgaaactcACAAAGGAGTTTAAGCATTCTCATATGCTCAAATGATTATCCCCATCAAAATCAAAGTTCAAGGGTGGCTCAATTCaaaatcaacaactttcaaattcatctggtgcacaaattagagtttttgacctaattcatctaggaagttgacttttaatcaagacattgCTTCATGGCTTAAATTATGATTCAAGGATCTTCAATacaacattataatccattcacatcatttatttgaagagaagagcttgattcaattggaaTCCACAAAATTGCAGTTCATCTGGAAAAGTCGACTGTGCAGGTCAACCcatgacttttgagaaatttggtcaactatgAACTTTTGAAGATAAAGATCATCAGCATATGATTATTCaagtcatttgatcaataaaaattaagaaaaccAATCAAGAattaaaaagtcaacaaaagtcaaagttgaaaAATTCAAGGACTTagaaaaattcttattttcaagtgttttagtcATAACTTCATGGGAAAGTAACTTCAAATTTCAAGTATACAACTAAAAAAaactttcaacatgaaagttgtagaccttgatcaaatgaacaactttgtcacatctAAAATTTTCTCAAAAAATGAGTCATTTGAGAGTTATGTAATCGTGAAGTTTCCAataaaaaacttagaaattaTCTAAGTGTATTAACCTAAGTTTTTTCACAACTTTGTGACCACTTTTTACCAAGATCCAAAATGAGTTTGTAAAAACTTCCAACAAGTGGATTAAAGTATGTAGCAAGGACTTTCCAAAGAAGCCATTAGCATGAAGTTTAAACACTTGAGCCATGAGATATGATTTTATGAATAACACCTTAACACTAATTTTCCAAGACATGAACATAGAAAGTTATGATGCAAGACCAATTCAAAATGGAAGAATCTTGAAGTATAACTCCTATAACTTGTTCAAGAGACCATAATCAGTTGatttcacttgcttttgagctatggacCAATTGATTCAAGTCTTAACCAATGTTTCATACCATTTATGTACAAAAGTGGTGACttctattttgaaaaaaaagctttaatcacaaagtCCACTCTACTTAGGCTTCCAACTTGTTCTTTCTGCATTCACTCAACCTAAAGTTCAGACCAAACATGTTTAAAGTGTTCAACCACTCCAAGCTATGCATTGGAACCATGTTTGCAAGATAACTTCACCATGAAGCAAAGTGACATAACTTTCACATGTGAACTCCAAATTCTGTGTTTCCTtcacccacaaaccctaattcttgcctataaatataggGCATTGCTCCTTGCATCAAACACACCAGAAATCTCCAAGTCACCCCCACTTGAAATTCTCAATTTTTAGCCATTTGCATTTTGAGAGTCATTTCAAGTTCTAATAGTTTTGAGTGTCAAGTAACCTTCCAAATAGTCTCTATACACTTCGTAGAAGCTCTAGAAACTATCATTTGGGACTTGTAACCACTAAAATACTAAGTTCCATTTTTACATACTCCATTTGCACTTAGGTTTGAGCTGGGCTATACAACTCATTATGAATCAAACCAAACATCCAAACACCTTGCATATCACTTATAGACGCTAGTCAAATCATAAAATAACATCTGTAAGTGCATAATCATCATCCACCATTGTTGCTTGGATGAGTTGCAACTTGAATCGAGGAATGAGTTTCAAAGGGTttcaatccattccaagcatctcattagcttcagTAAGGTCCAGGAAAGCTATTTGGATCATCAAAGCCTCTTTGTAACACCTCTAACAAGGAGTTCAATCTCCCACCTCAGAGGTAAATTTTCAgaactcaaactcattaatagaGGTTTCATTTTGGTTAAAACTTGATACCATTGTGTTTAAAATTGTTCAAAGATCAAAAGCCCTCTGGTTTTATTCATTTATTCAAAATGTAGATCgtttaatttaaatttgaatcaTTAGGGTTCATAACTGTTTTTCCAGAAATTCTTGAGTTATAGGTCATATAAATTTACAAATGATACATGTCTGGATTCGTGGTAAAATGTTGAACATTTTTGCTGTTTACACTTTTGAAAATGATTGAGTTATGATTAGTGGCGAAGCTAGAAAAGTTATAAAACCTGGGCAAAAATTTAATTACCGCAAATTCattgtatataatatttaaattgtcatcaaacaaaataaatgagATGAAAGATAACCTTACAATAGGATGTTAAATAAAATCACGAGGCAAATGTCATTTCTGAGACTTCTTTCTCAATCAAACCCGCTTCTTGAGATGTTACACATCAATTTCCATCAACCATACTAAGTACCTTTAACACAAATTACCACATATTACCACATTTGATCTAAACGAAGCAATGTGAGGGTGGATTTTGAATAGAGTTAGTCATTTCTTGGCCCACTAAGCTTTTTGAGATTTTTAACAAGATCTGGATGGAAGCAATTTATGGGCTCATTGTAAATATTGTTtccttattaattttatttaaaaaaaaattagaataaaatagttttataaatcaATAACAGTAGAAATTGAATTAGATAgagtaatttttattaaattcaatatatatatatatatatatatatatatatatatatatatatatatatatatatatatatatatatatatacacacacaactATTTAAGGTAGTAGAGAGAGTACCATTATTTGCTATAGGGAAAAAGAGTGGTTGTATACTATTGAATATGTGAAAACGTGTGGCGTTCACTTGTTGACAAACCATCAAATTATAATAACCAACCATCATATTATTCATATATACACTGTGTTTTCTACAGtaatttctattatttaaaaGATTTTATTTTCCTCTTCTTCTAAACAAACCATCTAAGTAACATGAAAAGAAACCCAACACAACCCAGAAGTTTTTTTCTACAATATTTTCTATTATTCAGATCTTATTTTCCCCTTCTTCTCAACAACCTCTCTTCTATTTGGAAAGAAATCCAACACAAATCTTTCTCTCAAATCAAAAGCCAAATCCATTgcaaagagaaaaaaatttcatGAATCTTGCAAACTagaaaatcaaaatattaatgGAGAAGGAAGGTTACCGAATCGGAAAATATTGGGAAAACGTCGGCAGAGAAAGCGTGATAGGCTTGCGGGTCGTCGACGGAGGTGGTGGTGCTAGTGGATAGCGCTGTTTGTTACTGTCGTCCAAAATACTGTGCCGGCGGCAGTGCGTCGCTTTCTCgctcctctttttttcttctaaacGTTTTTCTTTCTCActcattattttttcttccttattTTTTCTTTCTCAACGGAGAAGATGAAGtgggaaattcaaattttcaGAAATGagtatgttttatttttattggtgTGTGTTTGTTAAATGACTTCATCGTTTagctcagttggttgtgtgtgtgtttgtgatgCGTGTCTTTAACGGTGTGGGTTCGATCCACCCCTTTTGcacttttgttcattttatttttacttttgccATTTGCCAATTGATTTCATATATCATCGACTGCATGGACCTTATGATTAAAGCATAGCACTTGGCCCAATGGCTATGGTTTTAACCTATGAGCGTGATGGCGTGAGTTCAAACCCCTTTGGGGCCAAAGCTTCGTTTTAGTCACTAGTTTATTTTGCTTTTTATTCAAACTTTGATCCAAAGCTTCTTTTTAGTCACTAGTTTATTTTGCTTTTTATTCAAACTTTgatcatttatttaaaatagcaaatTTGACCATTTTTTACTTGAAATTTTATACACTTCTCATTTATCTTGTCTATTTTTAGAATAtgaattaaaaatccaaaaatattatttattttatcatttaaaaattaaataaaaagcaagtctttttatatgttaaaaaattctaaaaaatcatttccttttattattttcacCAAGTAAACTCTTGTATATTTTTGTGTGAATTATTTTAGAGTAGGTTAACGTCTCCTTGATGTCACCATGCACCCTTAGACATACTCTCCTTTAGGGTATGGTACTTTAatctttttaaaatcaattaggtttaagtgtggttctaaaaccctaatctttgaaaaccctaatttgaatcttTGATCTTTAGCTTCACCATGTTAATATACCTTGTTGCTTTGATCATTTTCTTTGTCTTTGTACAtataattattgatttttatccTTGTACACTTGTACTTTATTCATGGTATTATCATACATTGTTTACTAACCGacatgcatgagatatttatccatccatcatcacaacaaattcattcatacatgaaatgattccAAGGTACAAACATCCTTTTATCCATGTTATCATACACACTTAAGGTATccatgattgattgcttaagtttttgttgaaatatccaaaggaatgagaatggtattgactaaaattgtcaaggtactcaatctattttccaatctcttttatctttgtgcttagtattgttaaagctttgcacccaacttgttttgaaaatggttttgtattgttaaagcccAACCTTTTTAAAACCatcccttggttttgtattgttaaaactcaacaACCTCTTTTAAACCCTAgtcttgtattgttaaagtttggatcttttattaaaacttgttaagtattgagATTCTGGAATTAGATACGTGATGTCGAaaaggatgtcacgacattaccTATCTGAACAATTCTATAAAAATGAacaagaaataaaacaaataacacaagtgatttgttaacccagttcggtgcaaatacACCTacgtctgggggctaccaagccagggaggaagtccactataagtagtatcaattcagagtaaTACACATCAAGACtacacctttcacttaatatctacccaatgcaacttcaatctaagctacttagatcagagatcctactcgctccccctcaatcacagcagtgatgaataacactcaacaaatatgaaaagaagacacacttcaaggacacaacttgatcttgcttaaaagcttcaatcaagtacaatggtactcttgcttaaaagcttcaagtacctcttacaacacaaacaaaaacacctagaccaagacaaccaTCACGATGATTGTTTGGCTCACAAGAAAACTAGAACTTCAAAAACTTAAAACACGAAAACCTCTTAAAGCTTCTCaatacaaaaaccctaattaggtcTGCCGCTACTTCATATAATATATAGCCTTCAGaaaacgcagcagctgggccttggatccaaattagttttaaacctaattaaactaatttccataaatcaaggaaccTAAAATAAGGGCAAATAATGTCGTCCTTGAACAGATCATAATCCAATATTTCCAAGTAAAGCGCATAGAATCTTCacagatcacataaccataattAGTCAGAGAATAAGACGTAACAGctacgaatgtcatgacatcggccttgacatcaggtaaaggcctgcataagtaAAACTTCATaacagtagaatgcatgtcatgacaccagttttgacatgataaaatcacaatgagttttaccaaaaattacagccaatcagcaacatctacaaactccccctttggcaaatttttggctaaaacacgaATAGGTGTAACCATAACATATTAGAGCATACACAGCAGCCAGCAGTGCCaagaaaacagaaaaataaattctgtagaAACAACAGCCAGCTTGTTTAATCACCAGAAAACCAGAAAACATCTATTTAATCATCTGTTACATAATACCACTTATCAATGTCAAGGAGAACCAGAAGACATTAAAAAAAACCAGAAAACAACAGAAAAACCAAAATATCCAACAACCAATATCCAACAGAAATAACCAACAAAAATAACCAACAACCatcactccccctttttagccacaaaaggagccaaactcAACCAAAAGATCAGCAGGAAAGAAACACCAGAAGTAGAGCTAATTGTCAGAACCATCAGTCTCTTCATCACTAGAGCCACTAACCTCTTCATCACCAGAGCCACTATTCTCTTCATCAGCATCACTATTCCCAGCATCTTCAGTGTCTTTACCATCCTCAGCCTCTTCCTCATCACCACTATCAGCATTTTTGTCTTCATCCATATTGTCACCATCACTTCCACCAGCATGATCATCCTCTGCAGACTACTCAAGACTTTGAATGAGctgttcaagcttcatcttcctgTTGTCCAACTCTTTACAAGTTTCTTTCAGCTCAGCAATGAGAAAGGTTTTGTTCACAGACTTGCTGGGTTGGgatgtcccagcagatgtcaTGTCATCTGACCTTTGGAGCAGCTTATAGTGGAAAGACAAAGCACTCTCCCTCTTACATACAGAATCTTTAGCTTTCAGAATTCCAGGGTGTTGCTTGAGGATTATCCCACATATCAGGGATGGAAAAGCAATGGGTAGCTTGGTAGCAGAAGTACCAACATGCCTCATAGTTTGATCAAATATGTAGGTCCCATAGTCAAATTTTGTCTTAGTTCCCACAGCATATATGAATCTACCTAggccaacagcaatggtagaaGTGTGATTGGTAGGCACCCAGTTTGCAGCACCAATTTTGTGCAGCAAGGCATACCTGACATTCAAAAGACTAGCAGACAATTTACTCTTTATGGGCCATTTCTTAACCTTACCACCAGTGATAACTTTGCATACTTCATTGtcagttacttcaagctcaggttgagcctcaGCATCTCTACCTAGATAGAGGTTGATAACAGTAGGGGAAAAATCTATacattttcttctaacatacaccTTATGAAAATCCTCAGTTCTTCCATCAGCACAATCTTGAGACAAATTCACTATAAATTCCTTCACGAGCATTTCATAGCATTTAGAAAAATGAGTAACAGTTTTAAGCAAACCTGCAGATTTGATGAGCTTCATGACCTCTTGacattccagagcatcatttgcaaGTTCTCTTTCCTgagccagccttctttgataaaCAAACTTCCACTAGATAGCATTTGAAGCATAGTGCAGATAAATGTTGTCCAAGGGAACATCACGGACCTTTGTGGAGGATTTTGtgacagcaatcttcttctttgaagggatgtcagggacatcacttagGACATTGTCTTCGGAGTCAGAaacacttctttcttttctcttcttcacagCAACCTTGCTCCCAGTTCTTGAAGACTCAGCAGAGCCCTTCTTGATCTTTTCTTTGGTGGCATTCTTTAGAGGAGCAACCTTTGTCTTGGGAGGATGTTGATCATCAACCTGCTTTCCCCTTCGAGCCTTGACTCTGTTGGAAAtgctggagatgaggtcatcatcagcaatgtCAATAGGATCATCAAGATTATCCAGATCCACCACATCATTCACAGTAGGGCCTTCTTTAAGAGTTTCTTTAGAAGGAGTAGCAGGGACCTTTTCAGCTTTCTCGGTTTCAAGAATCCCAGCATCTTTAGTTCCAGATGTTTCAACATTGTTAtcttcagatgtctcaacatcaacCTGATCTTTGCTAGCATCATCTTGATCATCTTCTCTGTTCTCAGGGGCAGGAACTTGGGCTAAAGGAACAGATATTCCTGCTACCTTGTGACCTTCATTCAAGATTCGTGTGACAAGACCTGCGATCGCATTGTGGACATAAGCAGACCCTTCTTTATTCTGAGCAGAAAACGTTTCTGGAACAGACCCaccagttgattttcttgcatgcatctttcttggtatACTGCCAACAGGATCAGTGGCTGGGACCGAGTTCAATGGCGCAACATCCAGCACAACATCCTGATCACCTACCATACTTGGTGCCCTAGAGTCGGATGCAGTTTCAGAGCGAGGAGTAGTGTTCTTCGAGGGAGAAGTCTGAGACATGTTGAGAGAGAAAGGAATGATGGGGAGAGGTTTGTGAATGCAGCAAATCAGAGAGGTAGCGTGAATGCCGAAAATAGGTTTTGTGGGAATGGGAACCGTTTGGAAAAAGTGTAAAAGagggggaaaatacactttaatatGTAATGATAACAAATATTTGGAGAGAAGGATACTGTTGGCCCCACACCcagttaa encodes:
- the LOC131604178 gene encoding early nodulin-93-like, with protein sequence MAKGNVATNSPLDRTSLAYLDQRMALAKRCSHEGVMAGAKAAVVATIATAIPTLASVRMLPWARANLNHTAQALIISTVAGAAYFIVADKTVLATARKNSFNRPSNA
- the LOC131612175 gene encoding uncharacterized protein LOC131612175 — translated: MKLIKSAGLLKTVTHFSKCYEMLVKEFIVNLSQDCADGRTEDFHKVYVRRKCIDFSPTVINLYLGRDAEAQPELEVTDNEVCKVITGGKVKKWPIKSKLSASLLNVRYALLHKIGAANWVPTNHTSTIAVGLGRFIYAVGTKTKFDYGTYIFDQTMRHVGTSATKLPIAFPSLICGIILKQHPGILKAKDSVCKRESALSFHYKLLQRSDDMTSAGTSQPSKSVNKTFLIAELKETCKELDNRKMKLEQLIQSLE
- the LOC131612279 gene encoding uncharacterized protein LOC131612279, with protein sequence MSQTSPSKNTTPRSETASDSRAPSMVGDQDVVLDVAPLNSVPATDPVGSIPRKMHARKSTGGSVPETFSAQNKEGSAYVHNAIAGLVTRILNEGHKVAGISVPLAQVPAPENREDDQDDASKDQVDVETSEDNNVETSGTKDAGILETEKAEKVPATPSKETLKEGPTVNDVVDLDNLDDPIDIADDDLISSISNRVKARRGKQVDDQHPPKTKVAPLKNATKEKIKKGSAESSRTGSKVAVKKRKERSVSDSEDNVLSDVPDIPSKKKIAVTKSSTKVRDVPLDNIYLHYASNAI